From the Cucurbita pepo subsp. pepo cultivar mu-cu-16 chromosome LG05, ASM280686v2, whole genome shotgun sequence genome, one window contains:
- the LOC111795778 gene encoding uncharacterized protein LOC111795778 isoform X2 has translation MIPFFVEFKAKPISPSPELHLNLCNSHRPNRFKNTPTWKMSTKSHSSNRSPSCSVAGGGSKGKEASVSVSVSVSARNHSQKLKNNMDIIEDKQELMKTQDFVSQISHSCLSDPDPCFNDSNSKKVEGDRVHRRRTSASSMRLGTGEANFHGNHCLIEIENPSNQGRTARRKTKFMLKTRLKEVGNCLTTSKELIRVLNHVLAHEDNDQHRPSSISPLITALKLEMERAKARVDHLIKDQSFHGDEIEIVMKRFTEEKTAWKNRERARVRSSIASMADEIEIEKKLRRQAERLNKTIAKELAEAKISLSKAMKDLQRERRAKEIFEQICDELAKGIGEDRAQFEEFKKESAKVREEIEQEREMLQLADVLREERVQMKLSEAKYQFEEKNAAVERLKDELEAFLITQFRHENREEEDYSGKIKELEAYLKKINFGSVQEHLEGDGKIEEQECSEEDDSDLHSIELNMDNNNKSYRWSFVHGGSKRNSFEKDQINGRKSVSEKIQWGSICLNRKASNGSKNGEFVGRKSHESTERLEWERFTEVFENEGDNGSAEKKNTKSGKCLRDILFPGFVEPNDDVGIAGNVEMDEAS, from the exons ATGATTCCTTTCTTCGTTGAATTCAAAGCTAAACCCATCTCCCCCTCGCCGGAACTTCACCTGAATCTCTGCAACAGCCACCGTCCGAACAG ATTCAAGAACACACCCACGTGGAAAATGAGCACAAAATCCCATTCATCCAACCGGTCGCCGTCGTGTTCTGTCGCCGGCGGCGGCAGTAAAGGGAAAGAAGCCTCTGTTTCAGTCTCTGTTTCAGTGTCAGCTCGGAATCATTCCCAGAAGTTGAAGAACAATATGGATATCATTGAAGATAAACAAGAGCTGATGAAAACCCAGGATTTTGTTTCCCAGATCTCGCATTCGTGCTTATCAGATCCGGATCCGTGTTTCAATGACTCAAATTCAAAG AAAGTTGAAGGTGACAGAGTTCACAGAAGAAGAACATCGGCATCTTCTATGAGGCTTGGAACAGGGGAGGCCAATTTTCATGGCAATCACTGTTTAATAGAG ATTGAAAATCCAAGTAATCAGGGAAGAACAGCTCGCCGGAAGACAAAATTCATGCTGAAAACACGTTTAAAGGAAGTGGGTAATTGTCTAACAACATCAAAAGAGCTTATAAGAGTATTAAACCATGTTCTAGCTCATGAAGACAACGATCAACACCGTCCATCATCAATTTCACCACTGATTACAGCTTTAAAATTAGAGATGGAGCGAGCCAAGGCTCGTGTTGATCATTTGATTAAAGATCAAAGCTTTCATGGCGATGAAATTGAGATTGTAATGAAGCGATTTACAGAGGAAAAGACAGCGtggaagaacagagagagagcTCGAGTTCGTAGCTCCATTGCTTCAATGGCGGATGAGATTGAGATTGAGAAGAAGCTTAGAAGACAAGCTGAGAGATTGAACAAAACAATTGCTAAAGAACTCGCTGAAGCTAAAATTTCACTTTCTAAAGCGATGAAAGATCTTCAAAGGGAGCGGAGAGCTAAGGAGATATTCGAGCAAATATGCGATGAATTAGCTAAAGGGATTGGAGAAGACAGAGCTCAATTCGAGGAGTTTAAGAAGGAATCTGCTAAAGTACGAGAAGAAATCGAACAAGAACGTGAAATGCTTCAATTGGCTGATGTTTTACGAGAGGAAAGAGTTCAGATGAAGCTGTCGGAAGcgaaatatcaatttgaagagaagaacgCCGCCGTGGAACGGCTGAAAGACGAGCTGGAAGCGTTTCTGATAACCCAATTCCGTCATGAAAacagggaagaagaagattattCCGGCAAGATCAAAGAATTGGAAGcgtatttgaagaaaataaattttgggtcTGTTCAAGAACACCTTGAAGGAGATGGGAAGATTGAAGAACAGGAATGTTCAGAGGAGGACGACAGCGATCTTCATTCGATTGAGCTGAACATGGATAACAACAACAAGAGTTACAGATGGAGCTTTGTTCATGGAGGATCTAAAAGGAACTCATTTGAGAAGGATCAAATCAATGGAAGAAAGTCTGTTTCAGAGAAGATTCAATGGGGAAGCATTTGTTTGAATCGAAAAGCTTCGAATGGCTCTAAAAATGGCGAATTTGTTGGTCGGAAGAGCCATGAAAGTACAGAGAGATTGGAGTGGGAGAGATTTACAGAGGTTTTTGAAAATGAGGGAGACAATGGAAGTgcagagaagaagaacacTAAATCTGGGAAGTGTCTTAGAGACATTCTGTTTCCAGGATTTGTGGAACCAAATGATGATGTTGGGATTGCTGGCAATGTGGAGATGGATGAAGCTTCTTGA
- the LOC111795778 gene encoding uncharacterized protein LOC111795778 isoform X3 — translation MSTKSHSSNRSPSCSVAGGGSKGKEASVSVSVSVSARNHSQKLKNNMDIIEDKQELMKTQDFVSQISHSCLSDPDPCFNDSNSKKVEGDRVHRRRTSASSMRLGTGEANFHGNHCLIEIENPSNQGRTARRKTKFMLKTRLKEVGNCLTTSKELIRVLNHVLAHEDNDQHRPSSISPLITALKLEMERAKARVDHLIKDQSFHGDEIEIVMKRFTEEKTAWKNRERARVRSSIASMADEIEIEKKLRRQAERLNKTIAKELAEAKISLSKAMKDLQRERRAKEIFEQICDELAKGIGEDRAQFEEFKKESAKVREEIEQEREMLQLADVLREERVQMKLSEAKYQFEEKNAAVERLKDELEAFLITQFRHENREEEDYSGKIKELEAYLKKINFGSVQEHLEGDGKIEEQECSEEDDSDLHSIELNMDNNNKSYRWSFVHGGSKRNSFEKDQINGRKSVSEKIQWGSICLNRKASNGSKNGEFVGRKSHESTERLEWERFTEVFENEGDNGSAEKKNTKSGKCLRDILFPGFVEPNDDVGIAGNVEMDEAS, via the exons ATGAGCACAAAATCCCATTCATCCAACCGGTCGCCGTCGTGTTCTGTCGCCGGCGGCGGCAGTAAAGGGAAAGAAGCCTCTGTTTCAGTCTCTGTTTCAGTGTCAGCTCGGAATCATTCCCAGAAGTTGAAGAACAATATGGATATCATTGAAGATAAACAAGAGCTGATGAAAACCCAGGATTTTGTTTCCCAGATCTCGCATTCGTGCTTATCAGATCCGGATCCGTGTTTCAATGACTCAAATTCAAAG AAAGTTGAAGGTGACAGAGTTCACAGAAGAAGAACATCGGCATCTTCTATGAGGCTTGGAACAGGGGAGGCCAATTTTCATGGCAATCACTGTTTAATAGAG ATTGAAAATCCAAGTAATCAGGGAAGAACAGCTCGCCGGAAGACAAAATTCATGCTGAAAACACGTTTAAAGGAAGTGGGTAATTGTCTAACAACATCAAAAGAGCTTATAAGAGTATTAAACCATGTTCTAGCTCATGAAGACAACGATCAACACCGTCCATCATCAATTTCACCACTGATTACAGCTTTAAAATTAGAGATGGAGCGAGCCAAGGCTCGTGTTGATCATTTGATTAAAGATCAAAGCTTTCATGGCGATGAAATTGAGATTGTAATGAAGCGATTTACAGAGGAAAAGACAGCGtggaagaacagagagagagcTCGAGTTCGTAGCTCCATTGCTTCAATGGCGGATGAGATTGAGATTGAGAAGAAGCTTAGAAGACAAGCTGAGAGATTGAACAAAACAATTGCTAAAGAACTCGCTGAAGCTAAAATTTCACTTTCTAAAGCGATGAAAGATCTTCAAAGGGAGCGGAGAGCTAAGGAGATATTCGAGCAAATATGCGATGAATTAGCTAAAGGGATTGGAGAAGACAGAGCTCAATTCGAGGAGTTTAAGAAGGAATCTGCTAAAGTACGAGAAGAAATCGAACAAGAACGTGAAATGCTTCAATTGGCTGATGTTTTACGAGAGGAAAGAGTTCAGATGAAGCTGTCGGAAGcgaaatatcaatttgaagagaagaacgCCGCCGTGGAACGGCTGAAAGACGAGCTGGAAGCGTTTCTGATAACCCAATTCCGTCATGAAAacagggaagaagaagattattCCGGCAAGATCAAAGAATTGGAAGcgtatttgaagaaaataaattttgggtcTGTTCAAGAACACCTTGAAGGAGATGGGAAGATTGAAGAACAGGAATGTTCAGAGGAGGACGACAGCGATCTTCATTCGATTGAGCTGAACATGGATAACAACAACAAGAGTTACAGATGGAGCTTTGTTCATGGAGGATCTAAAAGGAACTCATTTGAGAAGGATCAAATCAATGGAAGAAAGTCTGTTTCAGAGAAGATTCAATGGGGAAGCATTTGTTTGAATCGAAAAGCTTCGAATGGCTCTAAAAATGGCGAATTTGTTGGTCGGAAGAGCCATGAAAGTACAGAGAGATTGGAGTGGGAGAGATTTACAGAGGTTTTTGAAAATGAGGGAGACAATGGAAGTgcagagaagaagaacacTAAATCTGGGAAGTGTCTTAGAGACATTCTGTTTCCAGGATTTGTGGAACCAAATGATGATGTTGGGATTGCTGGCAATGTGGAGATGGATGAAGCTTCTTGA
- the LOC111795778 gene encoding uncharacterized protein LOC111795778 isoform X1, whose amino-acid sequence MSWPEQKTEEICKIRKRRCSSSSSSSSSTLVFKYRFKNTPTWKMSTKSHSSNRSPSCSVAGGGSKGKEASVSVSVSVSARNHSQKLKNNMDIIEDKQELMKTQDFVSQISHSCLSDPDPCFNDSNSKKVEGDRVHRRRTSASSMRLGTGEANFHGNHCLIEIENPSNQGRTARRKTKFMLKTRLKEVGNCLTTSKELIRVLNHVLAHEDNDQHRPSSISPLITALKLEMERAKARVDHLIKDQSFHGDEIEIVMKRFTEEKTAWKNRERARVRSSIASMADEIEIEKKLRRQAERLNKTIAKELAEAKISLSKAMKDLQRERRAKEIFEQICDELAKGIGEDRAQFEEFKKESAKVREEIEQEREMLQLADVLREERVQMKLSEAKYQFEEKNAAVERLKDELEAFLITQFRHENREEEDYSGKIKELEAYLKKINFGSVQEHLEGDGKIEEQECSEEDDSDLHSIELNMDNNNKSYRWSFVHGGSKRNSFEKDQINGRKSVSEKIQWGSICLNRKASNGSKNGEFVGRKSHESTERLEWERFTEVFENEGDNGSAEKKNTKSGKCLRDILFPGFVEPNDDVGIAGNVEMDEAS is encoded by the exons ATGTCATGGCCAGAGCAGAAAACAGAGGAGATATGTAAGATTAGAAAACGAAGGTGTtcttcgtcgtcttcttcttcttcttctactttgGTCTTTAAATACAGATTCAAGAACACACCCACGTGGAAAATGAGCACAAAATCCCATTCATCCAACCGGTCGCCGTCGTGTTCTGTCGCCGGCGGCGGCAGTAAAGGGAAAGAAGCCTCTGTTTCAGTCTCTGTTTCAGTGTCAGCTCGGAATCATTCCCAGAAGTTGAAGAACAATATGGATATCATTGAAGATAAACAAGAGCTGATGAAAACCCAGGATTTTGTTTCCCAGATCTCGCATTCGTGCTTATCAGATCCGGATCCGTGTTTCAATGACTCAAATTCAAAG AAAGTTGAAGGTGACAGAGTTCACAGAAGAAGAACATCGGCATCTTCTATGAGGCTTGGAACAGGGGAGGCCAATTTTCATGGCAATCACTGTTTAATAGAG ATTGAAAATCCAAGTAATCAGGGAAGAACAGCTCGCCGGAAGACAAAATTCATGCTGAAAACACGTTTAAAGGAAGTGGGTAATTGTCTAACAACATCAAAAGAGCTTATAAGAGTATTAAACCATGTTCTAGCTCATGAAGACAACGATCAACACCGTCCATCATCAATTTCACCACTGATTACAGCTTTAAAATTAGAGATGGAGCGAGCCAAGGCTCGTGTTGATCATTTGATTAAAGATCAAAGCTTTCATGGCGATGAAATTGAGATTGTAATGAAGCGATTTACAGAGGAAAAGACAGCGtggaagaacagagagagagcTCGAGTTCGTAGCTCCATTGCTTCAATGGCGGATGAGATTGAGATTGAGAAGAAGCTTAGAAGACAAGCTGAGAGATTGAACAAAACAATTGCTAAAGAACTCGCTGAAGCTAAAATTTCACTTTCTAAAGCGATGAAAGATCTTCAAAGGGAGCGGAGAGCTAAGGAGATATTCGAGCAAATATGCGATGAATTAGCTAAAGGGATTGGAGAAGACAGAGCTCAATTCGAGGAGTTTAAGAAGGAATCTGCTAAAGTACGAGAAGAAATCGAACAAGAACGTGAAATGCTTCAATTGGCTGATGTTTTACGAGAGGAAAGAGTTCAGATGAAGCTGTCGGAAGcgaaatatcaatttgaagagaagaacgCCGCCGTGGAACGGCTGAAAGACGAGCTGGAAGCGTTTCTGATAACCCAATTCCGTCATGAAAacagggaagaagaagattattCCGGCAAGATCAAAGAATTGGAAGcgtatttgaagaaaataaattttgggtcTGTTCAAGAACACCTTGAAGGAGATGGGAAGATTGAAGAACAGGAATGTTCAGAGGAGGACGACAGCGATCTTCATTCGATTGAGCTGAACATGGATAACAACAACAAGAGTTACAGATGGAGCTTTGTTCATGGAGGATCTAAAAGGAACTCATTTGAGAAGGATCAAATCAATGGAAGAAAGTCTGTTTCAGAGAAGATTCAATGGGGAAGCATTTGTTTGAATCGAAAAGCTTCGAATGGCTCTAAAAATGGCGAATTTGTTGGTCGGAAGAGCCATGAAAGTACAGAGAGATTGGAGTGGGAGAGATTTACAGAGGTTTTTGAAAATGAGGGAGACAATGGAAGTgcagagaagaagaacacTAAATCTGGGAAGTGTCTTAGAGACATTCTGTTTCCAGGATTTGTGGAACCAAATGATGATGTTGGGATTGCTGGCAATGTGGAGATGGATGAAGCTTCTTGA
- the LOC111795452 gene encoding probable F-box protein At2g36090: MPSSSSSSSHHLPSTIAALHSEILQTHILTRLDGPALASAASASSRFRHLSAEDQLWRQICSATWPSTTHPLIQQAISAFPSEHRSFFSDVFPLLDCRSLRCDLDRSPSSELISAVDIHYKDKPLFSKVHSTDTNTNWFLYSPFRVDVIDPKDSIPLPIRRREKREDWVANLEQNLTASWIVIDPIKNRAANVSSRQAVNVRRHWLSGEIQVQYTTMMGGDGRAGSRTEMVQCSVVVICGEKEEDGMEMSVREVSMQILDMEGKHLNGKQSSGILGEAMERGKRIKEQKGEAKLRFGEYEELKRKRKGRKDRIENALDMLCVLTGIAIFLSFCTFIFFFFFFTST; the protein is encoded by the coding sequence atgccttcttcttcttcttcttcttctcatcatCTCCCCTCCACCATTGCCGCCCTCCACTCCGAAATCCTCCAGACTCATATTCTCACCCGCCTCGACGGCCCTGCTCTGGCCTCCGCCGCCTCTGCCTCTTCCCGCTTCCGCCACCTCTCCGCCGAGGACCAACTCTGGCGTCAAATTTGCTCTGCCACCTGGCCCTCAACCACTCATCCCCTAATCCAGCAAGCCATCTCCGCCTTCCCTTCCGAACACCGGTCCTTCTTCTCCGACGTATTTCCCCTGCTCGATTGCCGGTCGCTTCGTTGCGATCTCGACCGTTCCCCTTCCTCCGAATTGATCTCCGCCGTGGACATTCATTACAAGGACAAACCCCTCTTCTCCAAAGTCCACTCCACCGATACCAACACGAATTGGTTCCTCTACTCCCCATTTCGCGTCGACGTAATCGACCCAAAAGACTCAATTCCGTTGCCGATTCGCCGCCGAGAGAAACGCGAAGATTGGGTAGCTAATCTAGAGCAAAATCTAACGGCGAGTTGGATTGTAATCGACCCAATTAAGAACAGAGCAGCAAACGTCTCGAGTAGGCAGGCAGTGAACGTCCGGCGACACTGGTTATCCGGCGAGATACAAGTACAATACACGACGATGATGGGCGGCGACGGGAGGGCGGGGTCGAGAACGGAGATGGTACAGTGCTCGGTGGTGGTGATTTGCGGCGAGAAAGAAGAGGATGGGATGGAAATGAGCGTTAGAGAGGTGAGTATGCAGATTTTGGACATGGAAGGGAAGCATTTGAACGGGAAGCAGAGCTCCGGGATTCTGGGTGAAGCCATGGAAAGGGGGAAGAGAATTAAAGAACAGAAAGGGGAAGCGAAATTGAGGTTCGGAGAATACGAGGAgctgaagaggaagaggaaaggCCGGAAAGACAGAATCGAGAATGCTTTGGATATGCTCTGTGTTCTCACCGGAATCGCCATTTTTCTGTCTTTCTGcaccttcatcttcttcttcttcttcttcacatcAACTTGA